The following coding sequences are from one Melanotaenia boesemani isolate fMelBoe1 chromosome 17, fMelBoe1.pri, whole genome shotgun sequence window:
- the LOC121628061 gene encoding kelch-like protein 10 — protein sequence MHQVNSKPSHKMSSVLNELRLNGHFCDLIIKVGETEFPAHKLILSNFSPYFRALFTQWSEPDQKVFHIPGLSADTMQLLLDYAYTSCLSVTEENVREVMLAADQFNAMDVIQSCCDFLEKTLSPKNCIGIWQLTKICFQLTLHSKAYKYIIEHFEEVVAYRELLQLSVEELSMVIEKDDHIVREEFVWEAVLKWIRHAPQDRQGHVATLLSKVRLAQLGRDYIQANLLTNDLIRSSTDCMAIITSAIKIPSTIDAYCVLPCSPLCCPRLPSVILLAVGGWYGGAPTNSIEAYDVRADRWTKVTNNLESPRAYHGTAFLNGYVYCIGGFDRAEHFNSVCRFDPRTHTWSEVSPMYYRRSHVSVTVLNGCIYAMGGYDGHTRLNTAEYYRPEINQWSNIAPMHEQRYDASCTVFHDRIYICGGFNGYEYLQTAEYYSPDTNQWTIISPMNSRRGGPGVCAYADRVYVVGGFDGINHLCTAEAYNTQNDTWENVPSMTIPRSNFGIEVIEDKLFAVGGYNGFTSVFEVECYNAKLDQWSEADDMNILRKGLSCCVLSGLPNMAEYSMGCDAEEEMESEDSS from the exons ATGCATCAG GTGAACAGTAAACCCTCACACAAGATGAGTTCAGTGCTTAATGAGCTCCGCTTAAATGGACACTTTTGTGACTTAATCATTAAAGTTGGAGAGACAGAATTTCCGGCCCACAAACTCATCCTTTCCAACTTCTCCCCATACTTCCG GGCTCTTTTCACACAATGGTCTGAGCCAGATCAGAAGGTCTTTCACATACCTGGCCTCTCTGCTGATACTATGCAGCTCCTCCTTGACTACGCATACACCAGTTGTTTGTCTGTCACAGAGGAAAATGTGCGGGAAGTTATGCTAGCTGCCGATCAGTTTAATGCAATGGATGTCATACAGTCCTGCTGTGACTTCCTTGAGAAGACGCTGAGCCCAAAAAACTGCATCGGCATCTGGCAATTAACAAAAATCTGCTTCCAGCTCACATTGCACTCTAAGGCATACAAATATATCATTGAGCACTTTGAGGAGGTTGTGGCCTACAGAGAGTTGCTCCAGCTCTCTGTGGAGGAGCTCAGTATGGTCATTGAAAAAGACGACCACATTGTCAGAGAGGAATTTGTTTGGGAGGCTGTCTTGAAGTGGATTCGTCATGCTCCACAAGACCGTCAGGGACACGTGGCTACTCTCTTATCTAAG GTTCGACTGGCCCAGTTGGGTAGGGACTACATCCAGGCCAATCTGCTGACTAACGACTTAATCAGAAGCAGTACTGACTGTATGGCCATTATTACCAGTGCTATTAAAATTCCATCAACCATCGACGCATACTGCGTACTTCCCTGTAGCCCCCTTTGCTGTCCTCGCCTGCCGAGTGTAATCCTACTGGCTGTCGGGGGCTGGTATGGTGGAGCTCCAACAAACAGCATTGAGGCTTATGATGTCCGGGCTGACCGCTGGACCAAAGTGACAAACAATCTAGAGAGTCCTCGTGCCTATCACGGCACTGCCTTCCTCAATGGATATGTGTACTGCATTGGTGGCTTTGACAGAGCAGAGCATTTCAACAGCGTGTGCAGGTTTGACCCCAGAACGCACACTTGGTCTGAGGTGTCACCCATGTACTACCGCCGATCCCATGTGAGTGTGACCGTGCTTAATGGATGCATATATGCAATGGGAGGCTATGATGGACACACAAGACTCAACACCGCAGAATACTATCGACCTGAAATCAACCAGTGGAGTAATATCGCGCCGATGCATGAGCAGCGGTACGACGCCAGTTGCACAGTCTTCCATGACAGG ATTTACATTTGTGGTGGATTCAATGGATACGAGTACCTGCAAACAGCGGAGTACTACAGCCCAGATACCAACCAATGGACGATAATCTCCCCTATGAACAGCCGGCGAGGTGGACCAGGAGTCTGTGCATATGCAGATCGTGTCTACGTA GTTGGCGGATTTGATGGCATCAACCATCTGTGCACTGCTGAGGCCTATAACACTCAAAATGACACTTGGGAAAATGTGCCCTCCATGACCATACCCCGCAGCAACTTTGGCATTGAAGTAATTGAAGACAAGCTCTTTGCTGTTGGAGGCTACAACGGCTTTACCTCTGTCTTTGAAGTCGAGTGCTACAACGCCAAATTGGATCAGTGGTCTGAGGCTGATGACATGAACATTCTCCGCAAGGGTCTGAGCTGCTGTGTGCTGTCTGGACTCCCCAACATGGCTGAGTACTCTATGGGTTGTGACGCCGAGGAGGAAATGGAGTCAGAAGACTCCTCCTGA